The nucleotide window GCCTTTGTAGCAAACACCTCTGTTGGCTTCTCATCACTTTCTAATGAATTGAATGCCACCCCAACTGCAATTGCTGGATGCACAAGCTCTGGGGCTGTCGCAGACAATGATCCAGACTTGTTGGTGCATTATGCTTTTGAAGGGAACTTGGAGGATATTGAGGACACAAACTCAGATAATCGTTATGACCTGACAAATTCTAGCGGCACAATGCAATATGCTCAAAGTTGAGCCCAAGGCCAAGCTGCTTATATTGACGCTTCTTCTGGTTATGGAGTGAACACACAATTCACAAGTAGCAATGTGGGTGGAAATTTAGCCAATGACAACTTCAGCATCTCACTCTGGGTAGCCAAGGATGGGGATATGGAAGCTAATGCTACAGCATTAAACACAGGCTTCTACTCAACGAATTCTCCCAACAATAGCTGGGCAGAAAAGACTCAAATCGATGTTGACAGCAGCAACAAGTTAAGATGGAACACAAACAGCCCATCTCAGAATTACAACCTTCAGACAACATCAGCGATCAACACAAGCCAGTGGTATCATATCATAGTAAC belongs to SAR324 cluster bacterium and includes:
- a CDS encoding LamG domain-containing protein; translation: MNTQFTSSNVGGNLANDNFSISLWVAKDGDMEANATALNTGFYSTNSPNNSWAEKTQIDVDSSNKLRWNTNSPSQNYNLQTTSAINTSQWYHIIVTHNNAGESKLYVDGVLDDSESASSHNAGFYALNVGINRSDNPAKTWKGYIDEVKVFGRTFSVDDVVTDCMKADNCSWVPPTAPTLAGTG